In Synechococcus sp. CC9616, the following are encoded in one genomic region:
- a CDS encoding DUF952 domain-containing protein encodes MLPILYSFRRCPYAMRARWALLQAGLLVHWREIALRAKPQEMLDTSPKGTVPVLVLEDGTVMDESLELMQWALAQANPRHLVQNDANNALIAENDAAFKHHLDRFKYTDRYPGETKESHEQAGRCILRSWSDRIAAHGWLTGPQIGIADSALWPFVRQWRIADPDGFDGDASLAPLKHWLQHFLNSPDFERLMQRADPWCPGGHQPVFPADAIPVPLDQPLFHLAIASDWQAAQANGSYCISTRGMHLEQVGYIHCSWEHQVADTHRRFYTDAGEVLLLEINTADVAAPLRADASPSGELFPHLYGALPLQAVSAANRYVQEAA; translated from the coding sequence GTGCTGCCGATCCTTTACAGCTTTCGCCGCTGCCCATATGCGATGCGGGCCCGTTGGGCTCTGTTGCAGGCAGGGCTTTTGGTGCACTGGCGCGAAATTGCCCTGAGAGCCAAACCTCAGGAGATGCTGGATACCTCTCCGAAAGGCACGGTTCCTGTTCTGGTGCTGGAGGATGGCACCGTGATGGACGAAAGCCTGGAGCTGATGCAGTGGGCACTTGCCCAGGCCAACCCCCGCCATCTGGTTCAGAACGACGCGAACAACGCCTTGATCGCAGAGAACGATGCTGCCTTCAAGCATCATCTCGATCGCTTCAAATACACCGATCGCTACCCGGGTGAGACCAAAGAGAGCCATGAGCAGGCTGGACGTTGCATCCTGCGCTCCTGGAGCGATCGCATCGCTGCTCATGGCTGGTTAACAGGGCCTCAGATAGGCATCGCCGATAGCGCCCTTTGGCCCTTCGTGCGTCAGTGGCGCATCGCTGATCCGGATGGTTTTGATGGCGATGCATCCTTAGCGCCTCTCAAACATTGGCTCCAACACTTCCTGAACAGCCCAGACTTTGAACGCTTGATGCAACGGGCCGATCCCTGGTGCCCAGGGGGCCATCAACCCGTCTTCCCGGCAGACGCCATCCCCGTGCCCCTCGACCAACCGCTGTTTCATCTGGCCATCGCCAGCGATTGGCAGGCGGCACAAGCCAATGGCAGCTACTGCATCTCCACCCGAGGCATGCATCTTGAGCAGGTGGGCTACATCCACTGCTCTTGGGAACATCAGGTGGCAGACACCCATCGGCGCTTCTACACCGATGCTGGAGAGGTGCTTTTGCTTGAGATCAACACTGCCGATGTTGCAGCACCGTTACGTGCGGACGCTTCACCCAGCGGCGAACTTTTTCCGCATCTCTATGGAGCCCTGCCGTTGCAGGCCGTTTCCGCCGCAAACCGCTACGTGCAAGAAGCAGCCTGA
- a CDS encoding rhodanese-related sulfurtransferase — protein sequence MSTTARESHANKILVAAFYAFRPLNDDQRESLLAELPTLAHEGEVVGSVLIAKEGVNGTISGPKAAVEQVLARIQETLNPANRQVEELEVKRSWANKQVFRRFKARRKKEIVTMGVESVDPRTSTGIYVDAMDWNALVDDPDTLVIDTRNSYETAIGTFDGAIDPNTESFRDFPHWADTMLREVMQEKAPKRIAMFCTGGIRCEKASSYLQDNGFGEVHHLRGGVLKYLETVPETDSRWRGECFVFDQRVALNHKLEPGEHSLCHACGLPLSPEQREHPSTIKGVQCVHCVDRFSDADRERFAMRQQQMEQQLSKRSAGADRPSME from the coding sequence ATGAGCACCACAGCGCGAGAAAGCCACGCGAACAAGATCTTGGTGGCGGCCTTCTATGCCTTTCGTCCACTGAACGACGACCAACGGGAAAGCTTGTTGGCCGAGTTACCAACCCTGGCGCATGAGGGCGAGGTGGTTGGCTCGGTGTTGATCGCCAAAGAGGGCGTGAACGGCACGATCAGCGGCCCCAAAGCCGCTGTGGAACAAGTTCTGGCACGGATTCAGGAGACGCTGAACCCAGCCAACAGGCAGGTTGAAGAGCTGGAGGTGAAGCGCAGTTGGGCCAACAAGCAGGTTTTCCGGCGCTTCAAGGCCCGGCGCAAAAAGGAAATTGTGACCATGGGGGTGGAGAGCGTTGACCCACGCACCAGCACGGGCATCTATGTGGACGCAATGGACTGGAACGCACTGGTGGATGATCCCGACACGTTGGTGATCGACACGCGCAACAGCTACGAAACCGCCATCGGGACCTTTGACGGGGCCATCGATCCAAACACCGAGAGCTTTCGGGACTTTCCCCACTGGGCCGACACCATGCTGCGAGAGGTGATGCAAGAAAAAGCCCCCAAACGCATCGCCATGTTCTGCACCGGCGGCATCCGTTGCGAAAAGGCCAGCAGCTATCTCCAAGACAACGGTTTCGGGGAGGTGCACCATCTGCGCGGCGGCGTTCTCAAGTACTTGGAGACGGTGCCGGAGACCGACAGCCGCTGGCGAGGGGAATGTTTCGTGTTCGATCAGAGAGTGGCCTTAAACCACAAACTGGAACCTGGTGAACACAGCCTCTGCCACGCCTGCGGATTGCCGCTGTCGCCGGAGCAGCGTGAACATCCGAGCACCATCAAAGGTGTGCAGTGTGTGCATTGCGTCGATCGCTTCAGCGATGCCGATCGGGAGCGGTTTGCAATGCGGCAACAGCAAATGGAGCAACAGCTCTCCAAAAGATCAGCTGGTGCAGATCGTCCAAGCATGGAGTAA
- the bioB gene encoding biotin synthase BioB codes for MSLTIRHDWSIEEIQGLLELPLMELLWQAQTVHRTANPGYRVQLASLLSVKTGGCEEDCAYCSQSIHNSSDVSAFEAQMQVEPVLQRAKAAKNAGADRFCMGWAWREIRDGAPFEAMLEMVRGVRAMGMEACVTAGMLSDQQAQRLAEAGLTAYNHNLDTSPEHYDRIISTRTYQERLETLQRVRQAGVTLCCGGIIGMGETLRDRASMLQVLAGMDPHPESVPVNGLVAVEGTPLEGRVPFEPLELVRMVATARILMPHARVRLSAGRESMNREAQILCLQAGADSIFYGDTLLTTGNPDVEADRQLLRDAGLQANWQECQTLN; via the coding sequence ATGAGCCTCACCATCCGCCACGACTGGAGCATTGAGGAGATCCAGGGGCTGCTCGAACTGCCCTTGATGGAGTTGCTCTGGCAGGCCCAGACCGTGCACCGCACTGCCAACCCCGGCTATCGGGTGCAGCTGGCCTCGCTGCTGAGCGTGAAGACCGGCGGCTGTGAGGAGGACTGCGCCTATTGCTCCCAGTCGATCCACAACAGCAGCGATGTATCGGCTTTTGAAGCCCAGATGCAGGTGGAGCCCGTGCTGCAGCGCGCCAAGGCGGCCAAGAACGCCGGTGCTGATCGTTTCTGCATGGGTTGGGCCTGGCGCGAGATCCGTGATGGCGCTCCCTTTGAAGCGATGTTGGAGATGGTGCGCGGTGTGCGCGCCATGGGCATGGAGGCCTGCGTCACGGCTGGAATGCTGAGCGATCAGCAGGCTCAACGGCTCGCAGAAGCAGGGCTCACGGCCTACAACCACAACCTCGATACCAGCCCGGAGCACTACGACCGGATCATCAGCACCCGCACTTACCAGGAACGCCTGGAGACGTTGCAACGGGTGCGCCAGGCCGGCGTCACCCTCTGTTGCGGCGGCATCATCGGCATGGGGGAGACCCTGAGGGATCGCGCCTCGATGCTGCAGGTGCTGGCGGGGATGGATCCCCACCCGGAAAGCGTGCCGGTGAACGGGTTAGTGGCGGTGGAAGGCACCCCGCTTGAAGGACGGGTGCCCTTCGAGCCGCTGGAGTTGGTGCGGATGGTGGCCACCGCCAGGATCCTGATGCCCCACGCCCGCGTACGGCTCAGTGCCGGCCGTGAATCGATGAACCGCGAGGCGCAGATTCTCTGTCTGCAGGCTGGTGCGGATTCGATCTTTTATGGCGACACCCTGCTCACCACCGGCAATCCCGATGTAGAAGCGGACCGACAGCTGCTAAGGGATGCGGGGCTACAGGCCAACTGGCAGGAATGCCAAACACTGAATTAA
- a CDS encoding isoprenyl transferase — translation MSRTPATSTDTEPRSACPPELDPLRLPAHVAVIMDGNGRWAEARGLPRVMGHGAGVEALKSTLRLCNDWGIEALTAYAFSTENWARPGEEVNFLMTLFERVLQKELQSLEAEQVRIRFLGDLEDLPQKLQDLIGNAMERTAGNNGIHFNVCTNYGGRRELVRAAQRLAMRAATGELDPQSIDENSLAAELFTRGEQDPDLLIRTSGEHRISNFLLWQLAYAEIHVTDVFWPDFNADALKRALLDYQSRQRRFGGLDPIAS, via the coding sequence TTGAGCCGAACCCCGGCCACCAGCACCGACACCGAACCGCGTTCCGCCTGTCCGCCGGAGCTCGATCCGTTGCGGCTGCCAGCCCACGTGGCGGTGATCATGGACGGCAACGGCCGCTGGGCCGAAGCACGCGGGCTGCCGCGAGTGATGGGTCACGGGGCTGGCGTGGAGGCGCTGAAATCCACCCTGAGGCTCTGCAACGACTGGGGAATCGAGGCCCTCACCGCCTACGCCTTCTCGACGGAGAACTGGGCCCGTCCCGGTGAAGAGGTGAATTTTCTGATGACCTTGTTCGAGAGGGTGCTGCAGAAGGAGCTGCAGTCCCTGGAAGCGGAGCAGGTGCGGATCCGGTTTCTTGGCGACCTCGAAGACCTGCCGCAGAAATTGCAGGATCTGATCGGCAATGCCATGGAGCGCACCGCCGGGAACAACGGCATCCACTTCAATGTGTGCACCAATTACGGCGGGCGCCGCGAGCTGGTGCGGGCGGCACAACGCCTGGCGATGCGGGCGGCCACGGGGGAGCTGGATCCCCAGAGCATCGATGAAAACAGCCTTGCCGCCGAGCTGTTCACCCGCGGCGAGCAGGACCCGGATCTGCTGATCCGCACCAGCGGTGAGCACCGGATCAGCAATTTTCTGCTGTGGCAGCTGGCCTACGCGGAAATCCACGTCACCGATGTGTTCTGGCCCGATTTCAACGCCGATGCCCTGAAGCGGGCCTTGCTCGATTACCAGAGCCGCCAGCGCCGCTTTGGAGGACTGGATCCAATCGCATCATGA
- the cdaA gene encoding diadenylate cyclase CdaA, with translation MNVLAGIDPRLVLDVLFASAIGFLLFSRVNEARTLWLLRGYLFLVAMAWFVQRFANLPLTSKLVDALVMACSLSLAILWQGELRRLMELLGTGRLAVLLGNPQNEFRAAAGTVAQITDAAGRLSQMRRGALIVVDLGSDLRPEDFLNPGVSIDAQLSRELLLNLFAVDTPLHDGAVLVRGNRIEAAGVILPLSRHSVSRYGTRHLAALGITERFDRCISIVVSEETGTLSLANQGRLERPITSSRLQELLKELFLQAEPSPPGRRSVGSSPSETLS, from the coding sequence GTGAACGTGCTGGCGGGCATCGACCCGCGCCTGGTTCTCGACGTTCTGTTTGCCTCCGCGATCGGCTTCCTGTTGTTCTCCAGGGTCAACGAAGCCCGAACCCTTTGGCTGCTGAGGGGCTACCTGTTCCTGGTGGCGATGGCATGGTTCGTGCAGCGCTTCGCCAACCTGCCCCTCACCAGCAAGCTGGTGGATGCACTGGTGATGGCCTGTTCCCTGTCCCTCGCCATCCTGTGGCAGGGGGAACTGCGTCGCCTGATGGAACTGCTCGGCACCGGCAGACTGGCGGTGTTGCTGGGAAACCCTCAGAACGAGTTCCGCGCCGCCGCAGGCACGGTGGCCCAGATCACCGACGCGGCTGGTCGGCTCTCACAGATGCGTCGTGGCGCCTTGATCGTGGTGGATCTCGGTAGCGATCTGCGGCCGGAGGATTTTCTCAATCCAGGCGTCTCGATCGATGCCCAGCTGAGTCGGGAACTTCTGCTCAACCTCTTTGCCGTTGACACACCACTGCACGACGGTGCTGTGCTGGTACGCGGTAACCGCATCGAAGCGGCCGGCGTGATCCTGCCCCTGTCCCGCCACAGCGTCAGCCGTTACGGCACCCGCCATCTGGCCGCCCTCGGCATTACCGAACGCTTTGACCGCTGCATCAGCATTGTGGTGTCCGAGGAAACCGGAACCCTGTCTCTGGCCAATCAGGGCCGACTTGAGCGGCCGATCACCAGCAGCCGCCTGCAGGAACTGCTGAAGGAGTTGTTCCTGCAGGCCGAACCGTCGCCACCAGGGCGACGTAGCGTGGGCAGCTCTCCGTCCGAAACGCTGTCTTGA
- the lysA gene encoding diaminopimelate decarboxylase, producing MTQTITSQRPFESGQDPVSPNRNLAPLTTTLDDQDRLVVGGCRLSELAQRYGTPLYVLDEETLRAACRAYRDALERHYAGPSLPIYASKANSSLLMSSLVASEQFGLDAVSACELLTALQGGMPGDRMVLHGNNKSDEELLLAYRNNVTIVVDNHHDLDRLGELIPADADPARLMLRFTPGIECHTHEYIRTGHLDSKFGFDPDQLEPVLKQLVNQPWARVTGLHAHIGSQIFELEPHRDLAAVMADALQLARNLGHPVNDLNVGGGLGIRYVESDDPPTIDQWVKVVADAVTAACRERGLELPRLMCEPGRSLVATAGVTLYSVGSRKTIPGVRTYVAIDGGMSDNPRPITYQSLYTARLADRPLASNDETVNLVGKHCESGDVLLKDLPMPSSRSGDVVVVFATGAYNASMSSNYNRIPRPAAVLVQDGHSELVQKREQPDDLLRYDVLPERFQTVR from the coding sequence TTGACCCAGACCATCACGAGCCAGAGGCCGTTCGAGTCCGGCCAGGATCCCGTCAGCCCCAATCGCAACCTGGCGCCGCTCACCACAACGCTGGACGATCAGGATCGCCTGGTGGTGGGCGGGTGCCGCCTCAGCGAGCTGGCCCAGCGCTACGGAACTCCTCTGTATGTACTGGATGAGGAAACCCTGCGGGCCGCCTGTCGCGCCTACCGCGATGCGTTGGAACGCCATTACGCCGGGCCGTCACTGCCGATCTACGCCTCAAAGGCGAACAGTTCCCTGCTGATGAGCAGCCTGGTGGCCTCGGAGCAGTTCGGTCTTGATGCGGTGTCGGCCTGTGAGCTGCTCACGGCCCTCCAGGGCGGCATGCCCGGAGATCGGATGGTGTTGCACGGCAACAACAAATCCGATGAGGAGCTGCTGCTCGCATACAGGAACAACGTCACGATCGTTGTCGACAACCATCACGACCTGGATCGCCTTGGGGAACTGATCCCGGCAGATGCGGATCCGGCGCGGCTGATGCTGCGTTTCACGCCCGGCATTGAATGCCACACACACGAATACATCCGCACCGGCCACCTGGACAGCAAGTTCGGTTTCGACCCCGATCAGCTGGAGCCGGTGCTGAAACAGTTGGTCAATCAACCATGGGCCAGGGTGACCGGCCTGCATGCCCACATCGGTTCACAGATTTTTGAACTGGAGCCCCACCGCGACCTCGCAGCCGTGATGGCCGATGCACTGCAGCTGGCCCGAAACCTCGGCCACCCTGTTAACGATCTCAATGTCGGCGGCGGCCTCGGCATTCGCTACGTGGAATCGGATGATCCGCCGACGATTGATCAGTGGGTGAAGGTGGTGGCCGACGCCGTCACAGCGGCCTGCCGCGAGCGGGGCCTGGAGCTGCCAAGACTGATGTGCGAACCGGGTCGCTCGCTGGTGGCCACCGCCGGCGTCACCCTGTATTCAGTGGGATCTCGCAAAACCATCCCAGGCGTGCGCACCTATGTCGCCATTGACGGCGGCATGAGCGACAACCCGCGACCGATCACCTATCAATCGCTGTACACGGCGCGCCTGGCTGATCGCCCCTTGGCGAGCAACGACGAAACGGTGAATCTCGTTGGCAAACACTGCGAATCGGGTGACGTGTTGCTGAAGGATCTGCCAATGCCCAGCAGCCGCAGCGGAGATGTGGTGGTGGTGTTCGCCACCGGTGCTTACAACGCCTCGATGAGCTCCAACTACAACCGCATCCCAAGGCCAGCGGCGGTGCTGGTGCAGGACGGCCATTCCGAACTCGTGCAGAAGCGAGAACAGCCGGATGATCTGCTGCGCTACGACGTTTTGCCAGAGCGCTTCCAGACGGTACGTTGA
- the rimI gene encoding ribosomal protein S18-alanine N-acetyltransferase encodes MNGSSLRLLCLDSSWLAACLALDRRALDGFWSEAQWQRELAEPNRICLGLVNEAELRGFVCGWLVVDELQITALAVDPDHRQIGCGGRLLRALLTRAQQQGARRATLEVAADNAAARALYAAEGFKTAGCRSRYYSDGRDALIQWLELPPGTGRCD; translated from the coding sequence GTGAACGGCTCAAGCTTGCGGTTGCTGTGTCTTGATTCGTCCTGGTTGGCGGCCTGCTTGGCCCTGGACCGGCGCGCCCTGGATGGTTTCTGGAGCGAAGCCCAATGGCAGCGGGAGCTGGCGGAACCAAACCGGATCTGTCTTGGTTTGGTGAACGAAGCTGAGCTGCGAGGCTTCGTCTGCGGCTGGCTGGTGGTTGATGAGTTGCAGATCACGGCTCTGGCCGTGGATCCAGACCATCGACAGATCGGTTGTGGAGGACGGTTGCTGCGGGCGTTGCTGACGCGTGCTCAGCAGCAGGGGGCGCGTCGAGCCACCCTGGAGGTGGCAGCGGACAACGCAGCTGCTCGCGCTTTGTACGCCGCAGAAGGATTCAAGACCGCTGGCTGCCGCAGCCGTTACTACAGCGACGGTCGCGATGCCCTGATCCAATGGTTGGAGTTGCCGCCTGGAACAGGGCGGTGTGATTGA
- a CDS encoding ATP-dependent Clp protease ATP-binding subunit encodes MFERFTEKAIKVIMLAQEEARRLGHNFVGTEQILLGLIGEGTGVAAKVLKSMGVNLKDARVEVEKIIGRGSGFVAVEIPFTPRAKRVLELSLEEARQLGHNYIGTEHLLLGLIREGEGVAARVLENLGVDLAKVRTQVIRMLGETAEVTAGGGGGGAKGSTKTPTLDEFGSNLTQMASEAKLDPVVGRHNEIDRVIQILGRRTKNNPVLIGEPGVGKTAIAEGLAQRIQQGEIPDILEDKRVLTLDIGLLVAGTKYRGEFEERLKKIMEEIKSAGNVILVIDEVHTLIGAGAAEGAIDAANILKPALARGELQCIGATTLDEYRKHIERDAALERRFQPVTVGEPSIDDTIEILKGLRERYEQHHRLKITDDALVAAATLGDRYISDRFLPDKAIDLIDEAGSRVRLLNSKLPPAAKEVDKELRAVQKQKETAVRDQDFTKAGELREKEVELREQIRTLLQNSRSQTPLETITEEPAAEAEPASTEATPAVLADGGESTPLVNEEDIAQIVASWTGVPVQKLTESESVKLLNMEETLHQRLIGQDEAVKAVSKALRRARVGLKNPNRPIASFIFSGPTGVGKTELTKALAAYFFGSEEAMIRLDMSEFMERHTVSKLIGSPPGYVGFNEGGQLTEAVRRRPYTVVLFDEIEKAHPDVFNLLLQLLEDGRLTDSKGRTVDFKNTLVIMTSNIGSKVIEKGGGGLGFEFSGESPEDSQYTRIRSLVNEELKQYFRPEFLNRLDEIIVFRQLSRDEVKEIAEIMLKEVFGRMGDKGITLTVSSAFKERLVEEGYNPAYGARPLRRAVMRLLEDSLAEEVLSGRVKDGDHAEVDVDENKKVVVRHKGRAEATPQLAGASV; translated from the coding sequence ATGTTTGAACGGTTTACCGAGAAGGCCATCAAGGTGATCATGCTTGCCCAGGAAGAGGCACGGCGTCTTGGTCACAACTTCGTGGGAACTGAGCAAATCCTGCTCGGATTGATCGGTGAAGGCACAGGTGTTGCCGCCAAGGTTCTCAAGTCCATGGGAGTGAACCTCAAGGACGCCCGGGTTGAGGTTGAGAAGATTATTGGTCGAGGCTCTGGCTTCGTAGCGGTTGAGATTCCGTTCACACCGCGAGCCAAACGGGTCCTTGAGCTGTCCCTTGAGGAGGCTCGTCAGCTTGGTCATAACTACATCGGTACAGAGCACCTTTTGCTTGGCCTGATCCGCGAAGGCGAAGGTGTGGCAGCCCGTGTGCTCGAAAACCTCGGTGTCGATCTAGCCAAAGTGCGCACCCAGGTGATCCGCATGCTGGGAGAAACAGCGGAGGTCACCGCTGGGGGCGGTGGCGGTGGTGCCAAGGGTTCCACCAAAACCCCCACGCTTGATGAATTCGGCAGCAATCTCACCCAGATGGCCAGTGAGGCCAAGCTGGACCCCGTGGTGGGGCGTCATAACGAGATTGATCGAGTCATCCAGATCCTCGGTCGCCGCACCAAGAACAATCCAGTTCTGATCGGTGAGCCTGGTGTGGGCAAAACAGCCATCGCCGAGGGGCTCGCTCAGCGGATTCAACAGGGTGAAATTCCGGACATCCTTGAAGACAAACGGGTTCTCACCCTCGACATCGGACTGCTTGTTGCAGGCACCAAATACCGGGGTGAATTTGAGGAGCGCCTCAAAAAGATCATGGAGGAGATCAAGTCGGCCGGGAACGTGATCCTGGTGATCGACGAAGTTCACACCCTGATCGGAGCCGGCGCAGCCGAAGGTGCCATCGATGCCGCCAACATCCTCAAGCCGGCCCTGGCCCGAGGCGAGCTTCAGTGCATCGGTGCCACAACTCTCGATGAATATCGAAAGCACATCGAGCGGGATGCGGCTCTGGAACGTCGCTTCCAGCCAGTGACTGTCGGCGAGCCCTCCATCGATGACACGATCGAAATCCTCAAGGGATTGCGGGAGCGCTACGAGCAGCATCACCGACTCAAAATCACTGACGACGCCTTGGTTGCAGCCGCCACCCTTGGCGATCGCTACATTTCCGACCGCTTCCTGCCCGACAAAGCCATCGATTTGATCGATGAAGCCGGCTCCCGGGTGCGCCTGCTCAATTCCAAGCTGCCTCCGGCTGCCAAGGAGGTGGACAAGGAACTGCGGGCGGTACAGAAGCAGAAGGAAACTGCTGTTCGCGATCAGGATTTCACGAAGGCCGGTGAACTCCGCGAGAAGGAGGTTGAGCTGCGTGAGCAGATCCGGACTCTGCTGCAGAACAGCCGTAGCCAGACCCCGCTCGAGACAATCACCGAAGAACCGGCTGCGGAAGCAGAGCCGGCGTCAACTGAGGCGACCCCGGCAGTCCTGGCCGATGGCGGTGAGTCCACGCCATTGGTGAACGAGGAAGACATCGCCCAGATCGTCGCCTCCTGGACGGGAGTGCCGGTCCAGAAGCTCACTGAAAGCGAATCGGTGAAGCTGCTGAACATGGAGGAGACCCTGCACCAACGGCTGATTGGTCAAGACGAAGCAGTGAAGGCAGTCTCCAAGGCCCTGCGCCGTGCCCGCGTTGGCCTTAAGAACCCCAATCGCCCGATCGCCAGCTTCATTTTCTCCGGCCCCACCGGTGTCGGTAAGACCGAACTCACCAAAGCGTTGGCGGCTTATTTCTTCGGCAGCGAAGAGGCGATGATCCGCCTCGACATGTCGGAATTTATGGAGCGCCACACGGTCAGCAAGTTGATCGGTTCGCCTCCGGGCTACGTGGGCTTCAACGAGGGTGGTCAGCTCACCGAAGCCGTTCGCCGTCGTCCCTACACCGTGGTGCTGTTCGACGAGATCGAGAAAGCGCATCCCGATGTGTTCAACCTGCTGCTGCAGCTTCTTGAGGACGGACGCCTCACCGATTCCAAAGGCCGCACGGTCGATTTCAAGAACACCCTGGTGATCATGACCTCGAACATCGGTTCGAAGGTGATCGAGAAAGGCGGTGGTGGCCTTGGTTTCGAATTCTCTGGAGAAAGTCCCGAAGATTCTCAGTACACCCGCATTCGCTCGCTGGTGAATGAGGAGCTCAAGCAGTATTTCCGTCCTGAGTTCCTCAACCGTCTCGACGAAATCATCGTGTTCCGTCAGCTCAGCCGCGATGAGGTGAAGGAGATCGCTGAGATCATGCTCAAGGAGGTGTTCGGTCGCATGGGCGACAAGGGCATCACCCTGACGGTGTCCAGTGCCTTCAAGGAGCGTCTGGTCGAGGAGGGGTACAACCCCGCCTACGGAGCTCGTCCTCTGCGTCGGGCCGTGATGCGTCTCCTTGAGGATTCCCTGGCAGAGGAGGTTCTCTCCGGTCGCGTCAAAGATGGCGATCACGCCGAAGTGGATGTAGACGAGAACAAGAAGGTTGTCGTGCGCCACAAAGGTCGTGCGGAGGCCACTCCCCAGCTCGCAGGCGCCAGCGTCTGA
- a CDS encoding iron-containing alcohol dehydrogenase family protein, whose protein sequence is MSAPISAHAIAPAAVLRGEGAWVQALPQIASLSQVPLLLGRSSQTELFRRQLFEDLQRAGLSPRSAQLHSDCCEEDLQRLVLDMSDSPERPCDAVIAAGGGKVLDAGKLLANRLNLPCITVPLSAATCAGWTALANLYSPDGAFQRDVALPRCPDLLVFDHALVRQAPPHTLASGIADALAKWYEAAVSSASSEDGLVQQAVQMARVLRDQLLIDSVEAMRDPSGDSWVRVAEACALTAGVMGGLGGARCRTVAAHAVHNGLTQLAAARAVLHGEKVGFGILVQLRLEDRLGDNRLAAQAHRQLLPLLQQLGLPVSLADLGLAEASLSDLQSVCDFACREGSDLHHLPFSVSPGALLEALVGAAEPIPVHS, encoded by the coding sequence ATGTCCGCACCCATCTCTGCCCACGCCATCGCGCCTGCCGCGGTGCTGAGGGGAGAGGGTGCCTGGGTGCAGGCTCTGCCACAGATCGCTTCTCTCAGTCAGGTACCCCTTTTGCTCGGCCGCAGCAGTCAAACAGAACTGTTTCGCAGACAGCTGTTTGAAGACCTCCAGCGCGCTGGCCTCTCACCCCGTTCAGCCCAGCTCCACTCCGATTGCTGTGAAGAGGACCTTCAACGGTTGGTTCTCGATATGTCGGACAGCCCTGAACGTCCCTGTGATGCGGTGATTGCCGCCGGTGGTGGCAAGGTGCTCGACGCGGGGAAGCTGCTGGCCAACCGCCTCAATCTTCCCTGCATCACGGTTCCCCTCAGCGCTGCCACCTGCGCTGGCTGGACCGCACTGGCCAATCTCTATTCCCCGGATGGTGCCTTTCAGCGGGATGTGGCACTGCCGCGCTGTCCCGATCTTCTGGTGTTCGATCACGCCCTGGTACGACAGGCTCCCCCTCACACGCTGGCCAGTGGCATCGCCGATGCCCTTGCCAAGTGGTATGAGGCTGCGGTGAGCAGTGCCAGCAGTGAGGACGGGCTGGTGCAGCAAGCCGTGCAGATGGCCCGGGTGCTGCGGGATCAGCTCCTGATCGACAGCGTTGAGGCAATGCGCGATCCCTCGGGAGATTCCTGGGTTCGTGTTGCAGAAGCCTGCGCTCTCACCGCCGGCGTGATGGGTGGCCTTGGCGGAGCCCGTTGTCGCACGGTGGCAGCCCATGCCGTGCACAACGGTCTCACCCAGCTTGCGGCGGCCCGTGCCGTGCTCCATGGCGAGAAAGTGGGCTTTGGAATTCTTGTTCAGCTTCGGCTCGAGGATCGTCTTGGTGACAACCGCCTCGCGGCTCAGGCCCATCGCCAGCTGCTGCCTCTGCTTCAACAGCTGGGACTTCCGGTGAGCCTGGCGGATCTCGGTCTGGCGGAGGCCAGCCTCAGCGATCTCCAGTCGGTTTGCGACTTTGCCTGCCGCGAGGGCTCTGATCTGCACCATTTGCCCTTTTCCGTCTCACCTGGAGCTCTGCTCGAGGCGTTGGTGGGGGCGGCTGAACCGATCCCCGTTCACTCTTGA